The window GGCGAGACCGCCGCGGAGACCCCAGCTGCACTCGCCGAAGAGGTCATCGGCGACACCGATCCCACGCTGGTGGGCGAAGCGGTGACCGACGAGGCCACGACGCCCGTCCGTGCCGGTCGTGGCCGGGGTCGGGGCCGTGCGCGCGTGGACGAGGCGCCCAGCCCCGCCGCGCTCGCGGACGAGGTGGTGGGCGACACCGATCCCACGCTGGTGGAAACGGCCACCGTCGCGGACGATGCTCCCGCGGCCGAAGCGGCACCGCGCCGCCGGGGCCGGGGCCGTCCGCGCGCCGAAGCCGCTCCGGCAGCCGAGGCTCCTGCCCCGCCGGCCGAAGAACCGGCCGCTGCGGCACCCGCGGCCAAGCGCGGCCGTGGGCGGCCCCGTGCCGCGGCCGCTCCGCCTCCGGGTGAAGCGCCCGCGCCGGAGGCTCCGGTCCCCACTCCTCCCGCGCCCGAGGGTGACGCCGCCGCGCGTCGTGGGCGCCGAGGCGGGCGGGGGCGTGGCCGTGCGCGTGGCGGCAACGGCACGCCGGCGGAGTGATGCACGACGGCACTGAACGGAGCGCCGCGTCCGGGTCCGCCCGGGCGCGGCGCTCCGCCGTTGTGGAGCCGGCGCCGCTCCCCCTCTCCTTCTACGACCGCCCCGCCGACGTCGTCGCGCGCGAGATGCTCGGCGCGCTGATCGTGTCGGAGGTGGGCGGGCGGCGCGTAGCGGGCGAGATCATGGAGACGGAGGCGTACACGGGTCCCGACGACGAAGCCTCGCACGCGCACATCCGCTTCGGGCGCACGGAGCGCAACGATCCGATGTTCGGGCGCGCCGGCACCGCGTACGTCTACCTGATCTACGGGATGCACTGGTGCATCAACGTGGCGACGGGCGCGGAAGGCTTCCCCGCCGCCGTGCTGATCCGCGCCGCGCGTCCGGTGGAGGGGGTCGAGATCGCCCGCGAGCGGCGCCCCGGCCGGCCCGACCACGAGCTGATGCGCGGTCCGGGCAATCTCGCCCGCGCCCTCGCCATCGACCGCACGCAGAACCGCGGCATGGTGGACGGTCCGCCCCTCTGGTTCGCCCCGGGCACACCTATTCCCGACGCCGACGTGGCGGCCGGCCCGCGCATCGGCATCAAGCGCGCCGCCGATGCCCCGCTGCGGTTCTGGCTGCGCGGCAGCATCTGGGTCTCTGGCAAGCGGTAAGATGACATTGCCATTAGGGCAACGGCCAAGCGCTTCTCCCCGGCGTTCCAACCTTGTAGCATCCCCCGCTGTCTCATCTCCATCGCGCCTACCCTACCACTGCCTCGACGCCGGCTCGATCACCCGGATTCCCGTAGGGGCAGACCCACGTGTCTGCCCGTGCCATCCGCCGCGCCGTCGCCAGGGGGTCCATCGGGATCTCCGCCGTGCACACGAACGCACCACCGCGATCCACCATGAAGATCCTCGCCCGACTTCTTATCCCCTTCCTCCTGGTGCTCGCGGCCAGCGCTTCGGCCCAGGAGCGCCCCGTGGCCGGCATCCAGGGGCGCGTCGTGGCGGCGGAGACGTCGCGGCCGCTGGCGGGCGTGGCGGTCGTGGCGCGCCTGCAGACGGATACGGTGCCGGCGGGGCGCGGCGTGTCCGGGGCGGACGGGCGCTACCGGATCGCGGGGCTCGCGCCGGGAAGCTACGTGGTGCGCGCCACCCACACCGGCCGCCAGACCACGCAGTCGGAGCCGGTCGTCGTCTCCGCCGGGATGGCGGCCGCGGGCGACCTGAAGATGGCGGCCGTGGTGGCGCTGGAGGGGCTGCAGGTGCGCGCCGAGCGGCCTCCCGTGGTCCACGCCGAAGACCGCAACGTGTACAGCGTCAAGGACATGCCCGCGGCTGTCGGCGGCGCGGCGGACGTGTTGCGCACGCTGCCGGAGCTGGAGGTGGACCTCAACGGCAACATCAAGATGGTGGGGAACCGCCCCGTCACCATCCACATCAACGGCCGCCCCTCACCCCTCAGAGGCGAGGCGCTCACCGAGTTCATCCGCAACCTCCCCGCGGACCGCATCGACCGCATCGAGGTGATCCCCAACCCCTCCGTCCGCTTCGAGGGCGGCGACGGGGCCATCGTCAACATCGTG of the Longimicrobium sp. genome contains:
- a CDS encoding DNA-3-methyladenine glycosylase; protein product: MHDGTERSAASGSARARRSAVVEPAPLPLSFYDRPADVVAREMLGALIVSEVGGRRVAGEIMETEAYTGPDDEASHAHIRFGRTERNDPMFGRAGTAYVYLIYGMHWCINVATGAEGFPAAVLIRAARPVEGVEIARERRPGRPDHELMRGPGNLARALAIDRTQNRGMVDGPPLWFAPGTPIPDADVAAGPRIGIKRAADAPLRFWLRGSIWVSGKR